GTTTCGCTTCCTTTCTAAATGCTTTTTTTATCGAACCTACCAcattatcaatttttgtGCATCAGCTTCTATCTAATTATCTAATACGGTGATGGTTTGAACCTTGTCTCACCACCTTTCAATCTATACCATCTTCTGATACCGTAGAAAATACGCTTTAGCAACAAAAATCATAGTTTTAATCTGTTATACTAGCAATAAGCGCAGGATAGTGGATTCTTGTCCCAACAATTCTGATATAGACCATTTCAAGTTATATACACTCCATTCATCAAGCATTCACCATACGTTCTTCCAAGACATCTAAGGCCAACTGTCTTCGTCTTTCCTCTACAGTTGTGACCCTTTTAGCACCTCTACTTTCTGCAATGGAATTTCCAATATCAATATCTACATCATGAAAGGGCTTAATTATTCTAAATTTGAGTACAATTACATCGTaaacaaaattgaaaatcgGTCTCAAAAGAGGTTTAATCAGATCaggaaagaaataaattaACTGAAAAGTATCAGACGCGTCACCAATTAATGTTTCCTGGACATTTTGAGGGTCGGCTGTTGGTAGAGAAGGACAATTTAATGGTGCGagcctttgaaaaaatctcaGGTATGACCAACttgcaaaaaaagtaaTCCAAATGGAGAACAACTGTGCAAAATGATGGAACCATATTATTTGAGTTATTGTCATTACAAACATAACAAAAATGGGTAGGAGTTTGAATCTAAAgtttttggccaaaaaatGAGGTGTTTTAAGATTGATTATAGTGGTTTCCGGTAGTAGTTGTCTA
The DNA window shown above is from Saccharomyces kudriavzevii IFO 1802 strain IFO1802 genome assembly, chromosome: 15 and carries:
- the SKDI15G0510 gene encoding uncharacterized protein (similar to Saccharomyces cerevisiae YOL107W; ancestral locus Anc_3.76), with amino-acid sequence MQYSSRFLELNIPDSFLNVNKIPDATKFIAIIYICLTTSLFCIRRSLYSKLLLEDPNVDYGLITSPILQMVPSQIWKYPTSLVLSNFIDTKAWKVAVNLLNLVIGGSFIERNWNSSKEMFKFIVVLGSLTNLLIIVLTLLTSFTSKKVTLDVPLDGNYTILIGFPIIYRQLLPETTIINLKTPHFLAKNFRFKLLPIFVMFVMTITQIIWFHHFAQLFSIWITFFASWSYLRFFQRLAPLNCPSLPTADPQNVQETLIGDASDTFQLIYFFPDLIKPLLRPIFNFVYDVIVLKFRIIKPFHDVDIDIGNSIAESRGAKRVTTVEERRRQLALDVLEERMVNA